In one Diprion similis isolate iyDipSimi1 chromosome 6, iyDipSimi1.1, whole genome shotgun sequence genomic region, the following are encoded:
- the LOC124406981 gene encoding ribonuclease Oy, which produces MLFSFNFSAIYFLLTVYLHVTYCRSQPNSNQATSAGENFDLLIFTQHWPETVCSHWKEKVPSHRCFLPRQEEWTIHGVWPTQFHKIGPAFCNKTQRFNESALMPIVHQLDEKWINIEDGTPHFSFWKHEWDKHGTCASVLDPLNTELKYFQKGLDLLKEYDMTHVLAKAGIFTGQAYPVEQIISGVEKILGKTIEVECITSPKTHESYIFEIRICLDKGLKLTDCDNIVDFPSNCNRKKPVNYPSAVPSNYNVILVK; this is translated from the exons ATGTTATTCTCTTTCAACTTTTCGgcaatttatttcttactaACGGTATATCTCCATGTTACATATTGTCG TTCGCAACCCAACTCTAACCAAGCAACATCGGCaggagaaaattttgatttgctCATTTTCACGCAACATTGGCCAGAGACTGTTTGCTCCCATTGGAAAGAAAAGGTTCCATCTCATCGTTGCTTTTTACCAAGGCAGGAGGAGTGGACAATTCACGGAGTTTGGCCTACTCAGTTCCACAAAATTGGCCCAGCATTTTGCAACAAGACACAGCGTTTTAATGAGTCTGCTTTAATGCCAATAGTCCATCAGTTAGATGAGAAATGGATAAACATTGAAGATGGTACAccacatttttcattctggAAACACGAGTGGGACAAACATGGTACCTGTGCATCCGTCCTTGATCCTTTGAATACAgaactgaaatattttcaaaaaggatTGGATCTGTTGAAAGAATATGACATGACTCACGTGCTTGCCAAGGCAGGAATATTCACTGGTCAAGCTTATCCCGTAGAGCAAATCATTAGtggtgtggaaaaaattttaggaaaaACTATCGAGGTCGAGTGTATCACGAGTCCG AAAACGCATGAATCTTACATATTCGAAATACGGATTTGCCTGGATAAAGGCTTGAAGCTGACTGATTGTGACAACATCGTTGACTTTCCTTCAAACTGTAATCGGAAGAAGCCAGTAAATTATCCTAGCGCAGTTCCATCCAATTACAATGTTATATTAGTAAAATAG
- the LOC124406882 gene encoding late histone H1-like — MADKSASSPAIAASPAANSPAVQAVPAKKAAASPKSKKPRAKPAHPRTSEMVNAAIASLKERGGSSLQAIKKYVASTYKIDAEKQAPFIKKYLKTAVTTGVLLQTKGKGASGSFKIANAKTDAPKAKPKVQRAAAKPAAPKKAAVAKSPKKLTAAKKLVAAKKPAAATEKRKVVKSPAAKPPKVKTPSKAKKAVKAPTRKPKAPKPKKAAPAPKAAKPAAKKAAAAPKKK, encoded by the coding sequence ATGGCGGACAAATCAGCATCGTCACCGGCAATCGCTGCCAGCCCAGCAGCTAATAGCCCAGCCGTTCAAGCCGTTCCTGCAAAGAAAGCAGCTGCTTCACCGAAGTCGAAGAAGCCCCGTGCAAAACCGGCGCATCCACGCACTTCCGAGATGGTGAACGCGGCTATTGCTAGTTTGAAGGAACGCGGCGGATCGTCTCTCCAGGCAATTAAGAAGTACGTTGCCTCCACGTACAAAATCGACGCGGAGAAGCAGGCTCCTTTCATCAAGAAATACTTGAAGACTGCCGTTACTACGGGAGTCTTGTTGCAGACTAAGGGTAAGGGAGCTTCAGGCTCATTCAAGATTGCAAATGCGAAGACCGACGCTCCGAAAGCTAAGCCGAAGGTACAGCGCGCCGCTGCAAAGCCAGCTGCACCGAAAAAGGCAGCTGTTGCTAAAAGCCCGAAGAAGTTGACCGCCGCAAAAAAATTGGTCGCTGCAAAGAAGCCCGCAGCCGCTACGGAAAAACGAAAGGTCGTGAAGAGCCCAGCCGCGAAACCACCCAAAGTTAAGACTCCGTCAAAAGCAAAGAAAGCTGTCAAGGCACCTACCCGCAAACCGAAGGCTCCGAAGCCAAAGAAGGCTGCTCCAGCTCCAAAGGCGGCCAAACCGGCAGCCAAGAAGGCAGCTGCAGCACCGAAGAAGAAGTGA
- the LOC124406883 gene encoding histone H3 translates to MARTKQTARKSTGGKAPRKQLATKAARKSAPATGGVKKPHRYRPGTVALREIRRYQKSTELLIRKLPFQRLVREIAQDFKTDLRFQSSAVMALQEASEAYLVGLFEDTNLCAIHAKRVTIMPKDIQLARRIRGERA, encoded by the coding sequence ATGGCCCGTACTAAGCAGACTGCTCGTAAGTCTACCGGAGGCAAGGCGCCACGGAAACAGTTGGCGACCAAGGCAGCTCGGAAGAGTGCCCCAGCCACCGGAGGAGTTAAGAAACCTCATCGATACCGCCCGGGAACCGTTGCTCTTCGTGAAATTCGTCGTTACCAAAAGAGTACTGAGCTCTTGATCCGCAAACTGCCATTCCAACGGCTAGTCCGAGAGATTGCTCAGGATTTCAAAACCGACTTGCGTTTCCAAAGCTCTGCAGTCATGGCTCTTCAGGAGGCCAGTGAAGCATACCTCGTAGGTCTCTTTGAAGACACTAACTTGTGCGCTATCCATGCCAAGCGTGTAACCATCATGCCCAAGGACATTCAGCTCGCTCGTCGCATTCGTGGTGAACGTGCTTGA
- the LOC124406885 gene encoding histone H4: MTGRGKGGKGLGKGGAKRHRKVLRDNIQGITKPAIRRLARRGGVKRISGLIYEETRGVLKVFLENVIRDAVTYTEHAKRKTVTAMDVVYALKRQGRTLYGFGG; this comes from the coding sequence ATGACTGGTCGTGGTAAAGGCGGAAAGGGATTGGGTAAAGGAGGAGCTAAGCGTCATAGGAAGGTGTTGCGTGATAACATCCAGGGTATAACGAAGCCTGCCATTCGTCGTCTGGCCCGTCGTGGTGGTGTCAAACGTATCTCCGGACTCATCTATGAAGAAACCCGAGGTGTCCTGAAGGTGTTTCTGGAAAACGTGATCCGTGATGCTGTTACTTACACCGAGCACGCCAAGAGGAAAACCGTCACCGCCATGGACGTTGTCTACGCCTTGAAGCGTCAAGGACGTACTCTGTACGGCTTCGGAGGTTAA